A DNA window from Synchiropus splendidus isolate RoL2022-P1 chromosome 2, RoL_Sspl_1.0, whole genome shotgun sequence contains the following coding sequences:
- the prmt9 gene encoding protein arginine N-methyltransferase 9, with protein MPNASAKPKHGRRNRRRRREDPARNELVSSSLESAQQCLFNQDYGTAFVHYLLVLNLAPVFKDLAKDSFRFTLFKWAEELDSVGRIQDLFNCYEQALEIFPSDEVILNSMGEHLFRMGFRDEAAGHFHKALKIKPDYPEARENFYRVANWLVERWHFLMLNDHGRNRKYQQAIHKAVRSGCSTVLDIGTGTGILGMCAKKAGAAEVYACELSKTMYDLACEVLAANGMKGQINILHKKSLEMEVPRDIPRRVSLVVTETVDAGLFGEGILESLIHAWHHLLLPPKSESGEECATGRVIPAGATVFAMAVESEEIRRHHRLRTASLGGLSLAAAGHLRSPVSCSLEPDDSMEPYTTERLSRLPGGFKSLTEPFTALRIDFNNVQELESLTSREVQRIRLPVVRAGKLDALAVWFQLHLDEENSLSTGPHEDTCWEQAIYPDHSTEGLILQPQDELIVEVSCKDAYLRLSSVAVERSGHMVRQGPQRPEGSVPNPEAELCSALACLQTGQSPDFCVLESSEVALLNNWDYHHRFRTALSKVTSRLTPEPAGAQLTDSDLLYVLDVSEGFSLLSLIAASLGPVKAFSSVEKIKQQEVLKRLAQSNNIPEDRLEFWLNNMEDEQGRLQRPSQEKLWSAIILDCVETCGLIRQKLMEKASLARCLLEEGGSVFPQKMVVCGMLVDSQMLLQESAVQGQEPTLGFNIAPFINQFTVPVHVFLDFSTLECERLSEAVELFVLDLMNVTANYTNREVKVQATSSGRLTAVPFWYQIHLDEEITVSTLDPKSHWKQAAVVLQQPLELRAGDWVRLSVKLHKSTLTIVADKDSPPAPME; from the exons ATGCCTAATGCCAGCGCCAAGCCTAAACATGGCCGCCGGAACCGCAGGCGTCGCAGAGAGGACCCCGCCAGAAATGAGCTGGTGTCAAGCTCGCTGGAAAGTGCCCAACAATGTCTCTTCAACCAGGATTACGGCACTGCCTTCGTGCACTACCTTTTGGTCCTCAATCTTGCCCCAGTGTTCAAAGACCTGGCAAAG GACTCCTTCCGGTTCACTCTGTTCAAGTGGGCAGAGGAGCTGGACTCTGTTGGTCGCATCCAGGACCTTTTTAACTGCTATGAGCAAGCGCTTGAAATCTTTCCATCTGATGAGGTCATTCTAAACAGCATGGGAGAGCATCTCTTCAG AATGGGATTTCGGGATGAAGCTGCTGGTCATTTCCACAAAGCGCTGAAAATCAAACCGGACTACCCGGAAGCCCGGGAGAACTTCTATCGTGTGGCGAACTGGCTCGTGGAACGCTGGCACTTTCTCATGCTCAACGACCACGGAAGGAACCGCAAGTACCAGCAGGCCATCCACAAGGCCGTCCGAAGCGGCTGCAGCACTGTGCTTGACATAGGTACTGGCACTGGGATCCTGGG CATGTGCGCTAAAAAGGCTGGGGCTGCCGAAGTGTACGCGTGTGAACTCTCAAAAACCATGTACGACCTGGCCTGTGAGGTTTTGGCGGCAAATGGGATGAAAGGTCAGATCAACATACTGCACAAGAAGTCTTTAGAGATGGAGGTTCCAAGGGACATCCCACGCAG GGTTTCACTGGTGGTGACAGAGACTGTGGATGCTGGCTTGTTTGGAGAAGGGATCCTTGAAAGTCTCATTCACGCCTGGcatcaccttcttcttcctccaaag AGCGAGTCAGGTGAGGAGTGTGCGACGGGCCGGGTGATCCCCGCTGGTGCCACCGTGTTCGCCATGGCTGTGGAGAGTGAGGAGATCCGGCGCCATCACAG GCTTCGCACTGCCTCCCTCGGGGGTCTGTCCTTGGCAGCCGCCGGACACCTGCGAAGTCCCGTGAGCTGCAGCTTAGAGCCCGACGACTCCATGGAGCCGTACACCACCGAGCGACTGAGCCGGCTACCGGGAGGTTTCAAATCTCTGACCGAGCCGTTCACCGCCCTCCGCATTGACTTCAACAACGTGCAG GAACTGGAGAGTCTGACCTCCAGGGAGGTGCAGAGGATCCGACTGCCTGTCGTCCGGGCGGGTAAACTGGACGCCCTGGCTGTCTGGTTCCAGCTCCACCTGGACGAGGAGAACTCTCTGTCCACGGGTCCGCACGAGGACACCTGCTGGGAGCAAGCCATCTACCCGGACCACAGCACCGAGG GGCTGATCCTCCAACCACAGGACGAGCTCATCGTGGAGGTTTCCTGCAAGGATGCCTACCTGAGGCTGAGCAGCGTGGCTGTGGAGAGGAGTGGTCACATGGTCCGTCAGGGTCCCCAGAGGCCTGAGGGTTCTGTTCCCAACCCGGAGGCGGAACTGTGCAGCGCCTTGGCGTGTTTGCAGACGGGTCAAAGCCCAGACTTCTGCGTGCTGGAGAGCTCTGAGGTGGCACTTCTCAACAACTGGGATTACCATCACAGGTTCAGGACTGCCCTCTCCAAGGTCACCTCCAGGCTGACCCCAGAGCCCGCTGGGGCCCAGCTCACGGACTCAGACCTTCTCTATGTGCTGGACGTGTCGGAGGGCTTCTCTCTTCTGTCCCTCATTGCTGCCAGCCTGGGTCCCGTCAAAGCCTTCAGTTCggtggagaagatcaagcagcaGGAAGTTCTGAAAAGACTGGCCCAGTCCAATAACATCCCGGAGGATCGGCTGGAGTTCTGGCTCAACAACATGGAGGACGAGCAGGGGAGGCTCCAGAGGCCCTCGCAGGAGAAGCTGTGGAGCGCCATCATCCTGGACTGCGTGGAGACCTGCGGCCTGATCCggcagaagctgatggagaaggCTTCTTTGGCGAG GTGTCTGttggaggagggaggaagcGTCTTCCCACAGAAGATGGTGGTGTGCGGGATGCTGGTGGACTCCCAAATGCTGCTGCAGGAAAGTGCCGTCCAGGGTCAGGAGCCCACTTTGGGATTCAACATCGCTCCGTTCATCAACCAGTTCACG GTGCCGGTGCATGTGTTCCTGGACTTCTCCACGCTGGAATGTGAACGCCTCAGTGAGGCCGTGGAGCTTTTTGTCCTGGACCTCATGAATGTGACGGCAAACTACACCAACAGAGAGGTCAAG